The following coding sequences are from one Beggiatoa alba B18LD window:
- a CDS encoding regulatory protein RecX: protein MLDAATYQQVKNNALDILSRREHSVVELQHKLLLRGYLYALVEQVVNELQAQDLLSDSRFCESFIRSRINKGYGWLHIQQALKMRGVQQQTIMACELLQDVDWFNLAKQVRMKRFGKKQPATLPERAKQMRFLQYRGFSHEQIRGALDNLE, encoded by the coding sequence ATGCTCGACGCTGCAACTTATCAACAAGTTAAAAATAACGCCTTGGATATTTTGTCACGACGTGAACACTCCGTCGTTGAGCTACAACATAAATTATTGTTACGAGGCTATCTCTACGCATTGGTTGAGCAAGTTGTAAACGAATTACAAGCACAAGATTTGTTGAGTGATTCACGTTTTTGTGAAAGTTTTATTCGTTCGCGCATTAATAAGGGCTATGGCTGGTTGCATATTCAGCAAGCCCTTAAAATGCGTGGCGTTCAACAGCAAACTATCATGGCTTGTGAGTTATTACAGGATGTTGATTGGTTTAATTTAGCCAAGCAAGTTCGTATGAAGCGTTTTGGAAAAAAGCAACCAGCCACACTACCAGAACGCGCAAAGCAGATGCGATTTTTACAATATCGTGGCTTTAGCCATGAACAAATTCGCGGCGCATTAGACAATCTTGAATGA
- the recA gene encoding recombinase RecA has translation MDDNKRKALSTTLGQIEKQFGKGSVMRLGDVGAVMDVETVSTGSLGLDLALGVGGLPMGRIIEIYGPESSGKTTLTLQVAAEIQKKGGTAAFIDAEHALDRAYAEKIGVNVSELLLSQPNNGEEALEITDMLVRSGAVDLIVIDSVAALTPKAEIEGEMGDSHMGLQARLMSQALRKLTANIKRFNTMVIFINQIRMKIGVMFGNPETTTGGNALKFYASVRLDIRRIGAIKRGEDIIGSETKVKVVKNKVAPPFKEVTFDILYGEGISRESEIIDLGAKLGVLDKAGAWYSYNGDRIGQGKENVRNYLRERVEIAQQIEKQVRDKVLVLPAAMNTAKDADDVNESVDDDLDV, from the coding sequence ATGGACGACAATAAACGCAAAGCATTGAGTACCACATTAGGACAAATTGAAAAGCAATTTGGTAAGGGGTCTGTCATGCGCTTGGGAGATGTCGGCGCGGTGATGGATGTTGAAACCGTTTCTACAGGCTCATTAGGGTTGGACTTAGCTTTAGGTGTTGGCGGTTTACCGATGGGGCGTATTATAGAAATTTATGGCCCTGAATCTTCAGGTAAAACCACGTTAACCTTACAAGTTGCCGCAGAAATTCAGAAAAAAGGTGGCACCGCCGCATTTATTGATGCAGAACATGCTTTAGATAGAGCATATGCAGAAAAAATAGGGGTTAATGTCAGTGAGTTATTATTATCACAGCCTAATAATGGGGAAGAAGCGTTAGAAATTACCGATATGTTAGTCCGTTCAGGCGCAGTCGATTTAATTGTCATTGACTCTGTTGCCGCCTTAACGCCTAAAGCTGAAATTGAAGGCGAAATGGGTGATTCTCATATGGGTTTACAAGCCCGTTTGATGTCTCAAGCCTTGCGTAAATTGACCGCAAATATCAAGCGATTTAATACGATGGTGATTTTCATTAACCAAATTCGTATGAAAATTGGTGTTATGTTTGGTAATCCTGAAACAACAACTGGCGGTAATGCACTGAAATTTTACGCTTCTGTGCGTTTAGATATTCGGCGAATTGGGGCGATTAAACGGGGCGAGGATATTATTGGGAGTGAAACGAAAGTAAAGGTTGTTAAAAATAAGGTTGCTCCTCCATTTAAAGAAGTCACTTTTGATATTTTATATGGTGAAGGAATTTCCCGTGAAAGTGAAATCATTGATTTAGGCGCGAAGTTGGGCGTTTTAGACAAAGCAGGCGCGTGGTATAGCTACAATGGTGATCGTATCGGGCAAGGTAAGGAAAATGTCCGTAATTATTTACGGGAACGTGTTGAGATTGCACAGCAAATTGAAAAGCAAGTACGGGATAAAGTGCTTGTTTTGCCTGCTGCGATGAATACCGCAAAAGATGCTGATGATGTTAACGAATCAGTCGATGATGATTTAGACGTATAA
- a CDS encoding CinA family protein, which yields MPHDNLHSLAHQLSQQLLRHHYRLVTAESCTGGWIAQVMTAIAGSSDWFERGFVTYSNEAKQELLDVPAQILTEQGAVSEQTVLAMASGALKHSHAEVAIAVSGIAGPTGGSRTKPVGTVWIAWALPQKIYAKCFLFNGDRESVREQTVMTALSTLITELA from the coding sequence ATGCCACACGATAACCTTCATTCCCTCGCGCATCAATTAAGCCAACAATTATTGCGCCATCATTATCGTCTCGTTACTGCTGAATCTTGTACTGGTGGCTGGATTGCTCAAGTCATGACGGCTATTGCAGGCAGTTCAGATTGGTTCGAACGGGGCTTTGTCACGTATTCCAACGAAGCAAAACAAGAGTTGTTAGACGTTCCCGCTCAAATTTTGACCGAGCAAGGGGCGGTGAGCGAACAAACCGTTTTAGCAATGGCATCGGGCGCATTGAAACATAGTCATGCAGAAGTTGCGATTGCGGTCAGTGGCATTGCAGGGCCAACAGGGGGAAGTCGCACAAAACCCGTTGGAACGGTATGGATTGCATGGGCATTGCCTCAAAAAATTTATGCAAAGTGTTTTTTATTCAATGGGGATAGGGAATCTGTTCGTGAGCAAACGGTCATGACTGCTTTATCAACATTAATAACAGAGTTGGCTTAA
- the rpmA gene encoding 50S ribosomal protein L27 has protein sequence MAHKKAGGSSRNGRDSESKRLGVKRFGDQVVSAGNILVRQRGTKFYAGVNVGMGKDHTLFAKVDGKVKFEVKGAFQRHYVSIVPSEQA, from the coding sequence ATGGCGCATAAGAAAGCTGGCGGTAGTAGCCGCAACGGTCGTGATTCCGAGTCGAAGCGACTTGGCGTAAAACGTTTTGGTGACCAAGTCGTAAGCGCGGGCAATATTTTAGTCCGTCAACGCGGTACAAAGTTTTATGCAGGCGTTAACGTAGGTATGGGTAAAGACCATACTTTATTTGCCAAAGTAGATGGCAAAGTTAAATTTGAAGTAAAAGGGGCTTTTCAACGTCACTATGTGAGTATCGTTCCTAGTGAACAAGCATAA
- the rplU gene encoding 50S ribosomal protein L21 has product MYAVIKTGGKQYKVAEGDVLKVEKLAAEEGTAVEFSEVLLLANGDNITIGTPVVVGSKVTATVQTQGRGDKIKIMKMRRRKHYRKQMGHRQYYTEVKITGIVA; this is encoded by the coding sequence ATGTACGCTGTAATTAAGACCGGCGGCAAGCAATACAAAGTTGCTGAAGGTGATGTATTAAAAGTAGAAAAACTTGCCGCTGAGGAAGGCACAGCTGTAGAATTCAGTGAAGTTCTATTGCTGGCTAATGGCGACAATATTACTATTGGAACCCCTGTTGTTGTGGGTAGTAAAGTGACCGCAACGGTACAAACACAAGGGCGTGGCGACAAAATCAAAATTATGAAAATGCGTCGTCGTAAACACTATCGCAAACAAATGGGGCATCGCCAGTATTATACCGAAGTGAAAATCACAGGTATTGTGGCGTAA
- a CDS encoding OmpA family protein, whose product MITNAFVKILLIMLLLQGCSTLSVPEEGTKQQATLKNLQTKLDEVKADDFGIFMTELHRAENQLDKAQGIYDDAVAGKSVNLGEGQAAAVQAVVHRTNAEDAFGRFLEPINKNLDENNQDIEAQEARLAWLETLHIKPDTIIPDKSIYFDFGNSNLRANERAKLKEAVNFLREHPMFAIKLTGYADTVGTKEHNKKLAARRNATVLDALRRQGLPANTTVMVAVGETKGRDETKNPESRRVDVRIYIHGRYVKNTDKPTEEVEEINADEMADATSATGDE is encoded by the coding sequence ATGATAACGAATGCTTTTGTAAAAATACTGCTCATCATGCTACTGCTACAAGGTTGTTCAACCTTATCCGTTCCTGAAGAAGGTACAAAACAGCAGGCTACGTTGAAAAACTTACAAACGAAGTTAGATGAGGTCAAAGCAGATGATTTTGGTATTTTCATGACAGAATTACATCGCGCTGAAAATCAATTAGATAAAGCGCAAGGTATCTATGATGATGCAGTTGCGGGTAAATCAGTGAATCTCGGAGAGGGGCAAGCTGCCGCTGTACAGGCAGTTGTGCATAGGACAAATGCTGAAGATGCCTTTGGACGGTTTTTAGAGCCGATTAATAAAAACTTAGATGAGAATAATCAGGATATTGAAGCGCAAGAAGCCCGTTTAGCTTGGTTAGAAACTTTACATATAAAGCCAGATACAATTATCCCTGATAAAAGTATTTATTTTGACTTTGGTAACAGTAATTTACGAGCCAATGAACGGGCAAAACTAAAAGAGGCGGTTAATTTCTTAAGAGAACATCCTATGTTTGCCATTAAATTAACAGGTTATGCGGATACTGTTGGCACTAAAGAGCATAATAAAAAGTTAGCTGCTCGTCGTAATGCGACAGTATTGGACGCATTACGTCGTCAGGGTTTACCTGCTAATACAACCGTTATGGTTGCGGTAGGAGAAACAAAAGGACGTGATGAAACCAAAAATCCTGAAAGTCGTCGTGTTGATGTCAGGATATATATTCATGGTCGTTATGTTAAAAACACTGACAAACCGACAGAAGAAGTAGAAGAAATAAATGCCGATGAAATGGCTGATGCAACATCCGCGACAGGAGATGAATAA
- the gcvPB gene encoding aminomethyl-transferring glycine dehydrogenase subunit GcvPB, translating into MLIFEHSSHGRSTPSQYPAQRANADIPTQFLRKKRVALPEVSELQVVRHYTNLSKKNFSIDTHFYPLGSCTMKYNPRVCNTLAMLPNFLARHPAAPDSHSQGFMACLYELQEILKAVTGMKAVSLAPAAGANGEFAGVAMIKAYHDARGDTARTEILVPDAAHGTNPASAVMCGYKVREIPTLANGDVDIDALRQSVGSQTAGIMLTNPSTVGVFERQITAIAECVHQVGGLLYYDGANLNAILGKVRPGDMGFDVIHINLHKTFSTPHGGGGPGSGPVGVSERLKPFLPIPMVDYDGKTYRWLTEKDCPQTIGRMMASVGNAGILLRAYIYARLLGSVGMARVATFSTLNANYLMAKLAQAGFEVAFAPRRASHEFIITLKKQAKELNVTAMDFAKRLLDKGFHAPTTYFPLLVPECLLIEPTETEAKETLDDFVTAMTEILQEATTDAAFLKGAPYRLPVRRLDDVRAVKMLDVAWKASE; encoded by the coding sequence ATGCTTATTTTTGAACACAGTAGTCATGGACGTTCCACCCCTAGCCAATATCCAGCGCAACGCGCTAATGCCGATATTCCTACACAATTTCTACGTAAAAAGCGCGTCGCATTACCTGAAGTATCTGAATTACAAGTTGTTCGTCATTACACCAATTTATCGAAAAAGAACTTTTCTATCGATACCCATTTTTACCCGTTAGGCTCTTGCACCATGAAATATAATCCACGTGTGTGCAACACCTTAGCGATGTTACCCAATTTTTTAGCTCGTCATCCCGCTGCACCTGATAGTCACAGCCAAGGCTTTATGGCGTGTTTATACGAATTACAAGAAATTTTAAAAGCAGTCACAGGCATGAAAGCGGTCTCTTTAGCTCCTGCCGCAGGCGCAAATGGCGAATTTGCAGGCGTTGCCATGATTAAGGCTTATCATGATGCCCGTGGCGATACAGCACGGACAGAAATTTTAGTGCCTGATGCGGCACACGGGACTAATCCCGCCTCGGCGGTCATGTGTGGTTATAAAGTGCGAGAAATCCCAACACTGGCAAATGGGGATGTGGATATTGATGCACTGCGCCAATCCGTTGGTTCACAAACAGCAGGGATTATGTTGACAAATCCTTCTACTGTTGGCGTATTTGAACGACAAATTACAGCAATTGCAGAATGTGTGCATCAAGTGGGTGGCTTACTGTATTACGATGGCGCGAATTTAAATGCCATTTTAGGAAAAGTTCGCCCAGGTGATATGGGATTCGATGTCATTCACATTAACCTACATAAAACCTTTTCTACGCCACACGGTGGCGGTGGTCCTGGTTCTGGTCCTGTTGGCGTGAGTGAACGCTTAAAACCTTTTTTACCTATTCCAATGGTTGATTATGATGGAAAAACCTATCGTTGGTTGACAGAAAAAGACTGCCCACAAACCATAGGACGCATGATGGCAAGCGTAGGAAATGCAGGGATTTTATTACGAGCCTATATTTATGCGCGTTTATTGGGTAGCGTTGGTATGGCGCGGGTTGCCACTTTTTCCACACTTAACGCAAATTATTTAATGGCTAAGCTAGCACAAGCAGGATTTGAAGTCGCTTTCGCGCCTCGACGGGCAAGTCATGAGTTTATTATTACCTTGAAAAAACAAGCGAAAGAATTAAATGTGACTGCAATGGACTTCGCAAAACGCTTGCTAGATAAAGGATTTCATGCGCCAACAACCTATTTTCCATTATTAGTGCCTGAATGTTTGCTCATTGAACCAACAGAAACAGAAGCAAAAGAAACCTTAGACGATTTTGTCACGGCGATGACGGAAATTTTACAGGAAGCAACGACGGATGCCGCTTTCTTAAAAGGTGCGCCTTATCGCTTACCTGTTCGTCGTTTAGATGATGTTCGTGCAGTTAAAATGCTAGACGTTGCGTGGAAAGCATCAGAATAA